In the genome of Qipengyuania seohaensis, one region contains:
- a CDS encoding S46 family peptidase, with product MRKTQVVAALLACVASAPLAAKEGMFTPGQLPEIAEDLKETGLEIDPETLTDLTGFPMGAIVSLGGCSASFVSPEGLVVTNHHCARGSVQYNSTAENNYLENGFLAKAKGDELPAAPGSRIYVTTEITDVTARMRDGVDALSATERYDTLEQRMKDITAECEQDAGSRCQVASFYGGAEYTLIKRLEVRDVRLVYAPADSIGKYGGDIDNWMWPRHTGDFAFYRAYVAPDGSAADYSEDNVPYQPEHHLKVSAAGLDDGDFVMAAGYPGSTQRYATLAEVENTFSWSYPTYVTLVNDWIDTIEEAAPEGSDARVKYESLLASLNNFEKNTRGQLEGARRVGLVDRRREREEALAAWIAADPSRANYGEAISGLVALTEESATAAKKAFWYNFATRPALLSAAQRLYRLSQERLKPDAQREPGYQDRDMTFFAQGLQALDRRYEASVDKAQWLLFLDTYLEEPAENRVAVFDNALGLTGDVDAAALSAKLDSYYAGTTLDDSETRLALMDASPADFEASEDPFIQLAVALYEYEREQEAEAEERAGRAQALRPAYMEAITQWQRSQGLSTYPDANSTLRVTYGNVMGGSPKDGMAYLPFTTLEGILEKDTGEDPFNAPAKQLQEIREKDYGPYALGSIGSVPVNFLSDLDSTGGNSGSATLNARAELVGLLFDGTFESVNSDWDFDPRTTRTIHVDTRYMLWVMDKVDGAEGLIEEMDIVE from the coding sequence ATGCGTAAGACACAAGTGGTCGCCGCCCTGCTTGCCTGCGTCGCCTCCGCGCCGCTCGCCGCCAAGGAAGGCATGTTCACGCCCGGCCAGCTGCCGGAAATCGCCGAAGACCTGAAGGAAACCGGCCTCGAAATCGATCCGGAAACGCTGACCGACCTGACCGGCTTCCCGATGGGTGCGATCGTGTCGCTCGGCGGCTGTTCCGCCAGCTTCGTATCGCCCGAAGGCCTGGTGGTGACGAACCACCACTGCGCGCGCGGTTCGGTCCAGTACAATTCCACCGCCGAGAACAACTATCTCGAGAACGGCTTCCTCGCCAAGGCGAAGGGCGACGAACTGCCTGCCGCGCCCGGCTCGCGCATCTATGTGACGACCGAGATCACCGATGTGACAGCCCGCATGCGCGATGGCGTCGATGCCCTGTCGGCGACGGAGCGTTACGACACGCTCGAACAACGCATGAAAGATATTACGGCCGAGTGCGAACAGGATGCCGGATCGCGTTGCCAGGTCGCCAGCTTTTATGGCGGCGCGGAATATACGCTGATCAAGCGCCTCGAAGTGCGCGACGTGCGCCTGGTCTACGCGCCGGCGGATTCCATCGGCAAGTATGGCGGCGATATCGATAACTGGATGTGGCCGCGCCACACGGGCGACTTCGCCTTCTACCGCGCCTATGTCGCACCCGACGGTTCGGCTGCGGACTATTCCGAAGACAACGTGCCCTACCAGCCCGAGCATCATCTGAAGGTCAGCGCGGCCGGTCTCGACGATGGCGATTTCGTGATGGCTGCCGGCTATCCCGGATCGACCCAGCGCTACGCCACGCTGGCAGAGGTGGAAAACACCTTCAGCTGGAGCTATCCGACCTACGTCACGCTGGTGAACGACTGGATCGACACCATCGAGGAAGCGGCCCCTGAAGGTTCGGACGCGCGGGTAAAGTACGAATCGCTCCTCGCCAGCTTGAACAACTTCGAAAAGAACACTCGCGGCCAGCTCGAAGGCGCGCGCCGTGTCGGCCTGGTCGACCGTCGCCGTGAGCGGGAAGAGGCGTTGGCAGCATGGATCGCTGCCGATCCTTCGCGCGCCAATTACGGTGAGGCGATCAGCGGCCTCGTGGCCCTGACCGAAGAAAGTGCCACCGCGGCGAAAAAGGCCTTTTGGTACAATTTCGCGACCCGTCCCGCTTTGCTTTCGGCAGCACAGCGCCTCTATCGCCTGTCGCAGGAACGGCTGAAGCCCGATGCGCAGCGCGAGCCGGGTTACCAGGACCGCGACATGACCTTCTTTGCGCAGGGCCTGCAGGCGCTGGACCGCCGGTACGAGGCTTCGGTCGACAAGGCGCAGTGGCTGCTCTTCCTCGACACCTATCTCGAAGAACCGGCCGAGAACCGCGTGGCCGTGTTCGACAATGCTCTGGGCCTGACCGGCGATGTCGATGCGGCGGCGCTGTCGGCCAAGCTCGACAGCTATTACGCAGGCACCACGCTGGACGACAGCGAAACGCGCCTTGCGCTGATGGACGCGAGCCCGGCCGATTTCGAAGCAAGCGAGGACCCGTTCATCCAGCTTGCCGTCGCGCTTTACGAATACGAGCGCGAGCAGGAAGCCGAAGCGGAAGAGCGTGCAGGCCGTGCGCAGGCGCTGCGCCCCGCCTACATGGAAGCGATCACCCAGTGGCAGCGTTCGCAGGGCCTCTCGACCTATCCCGACGCCAACTCCACGCTGCGCGTGACCTATGGCAATGTGATGGGCGGATCGCCCAAGGACGGCATGGCTTACCTGCCGTTCACGACGCTGGAAGGCATCCTTGAAAAGGACACCGGCGAAGACCCGTTCAACGCTCCGGCCAAGCAGCTGCAGGAAATCCGCGAGAAGGATTACGGGCCCTATGCGCTCGGCAGCATCGGTTCGGTTCCGGTGAACTTCCTGTCCGACCTCGACAGCACCGGCGGCAATAGCGGCTCGGCCACGCTCAACGCGCGTGCGGAGCTGGTCGGCCTGCTGTTCGACGGCACGTTCGAAAGCGTCAATTCCGACTGGGATTTCGACCCGCGCACCACGCGCACGATCCATGTCGACACGCGCTACATGCTGTGGGTGATGGACAAGGTCGACGGGGCCGAGGGCCTGATCGAGGAAATGGACATCGTCGAGTAA